In the genome of Desulfobotulus mexicanus, the window GCAGCAGTTTTTCATTGCCTACGGTACTCTGGATTGGAGAAAAGTCCCTTTGTACATGGGCCAGTTCTGTTTTTAGAATGGCCAGCACGGATTCGGGGTTAGTCACATCGGATGAGGCGCAGATTTTATGCGGTGTTCCGAAAATATCTATGGTTATTATTTTTTCTGATTCTGCCTGTGACATGGATACTCCGTGTGTGTCAAAAAAATGGTAAGCGTCAGGTATTTTTTATTCTTAAATCCATGAGCTTTAATTTCAGCTGCTTAGTTCAGCCCTAAGGTATCCCGGCTGTTTGTGAGTGACATTGCAATCGTTTCGGATTGCGTCACGGTCAACAACCGGGATACATGTCTGACTGACAGATGTGGCCCTTAGCAAACGAAATCATGGCCTGATGGCAAAGGCATGGCCGCAGGTTTCGGGCCCATGGCTCTGCCTTTGAAAAACACTTTCATCCCTTGCTGTGACTACCCGGACTTCATTGGTATAGCCCCGGCTGAAAAGTTCCGAACTCCAGTACCAGCGGTTGGGGTCTGGAAGCGGGTAAGCCGGAGGATTTTTAAATATCTGGGCCAGCTCACTTTCTCTGGGCAGCCGCCAGTCCCTGTGACCACCTAGATTAAGGTTTTGTACAAAGGTTCTGGCTTCATGGAAATTAAGGCATTGGCCCGTATGGGCTTCTGAATCCGTCAGCATCCATATTTTTCCTGTCTGCCTGTCCTGTACCGTGCCATTGTTGAGATTTATAAAGCGCTGCTGTACTCCTGCAAGCCGCCGGTTCATCTCCCTTGTGGCATTTTCAAGTCTGGCTCTGGCCTCTGCGGCCCTTGCCCTTTCTTCCGCCTGCTGACGTTGCAGGGCCAGTGCCGCCTGACGCCTTCTTTCTTCAAGGGACTCCTGCTCACGCCTTGTTCTTTCTCTAATAATCTGGTCCCGCAGGGCCTGGGCCTGACTCCGGTAATGTTCCGGCGGGGACTCGGTGAGGTAACGGTCGAGGAGCGAGATGCGGGTCATTTCATTGAGGCCTGGGCGCTTTAGATCGGACTGCAGACTTTCCCACATCCTGTCTTCTGCTGTTTTCTGTTCCAGAAACCCTATACGCTGGCGGATAAAGGTTAAAATTTGTGGATCATTTTCTTCCCGCCTTGTTCTTTCAAAAAAACGCAGCCTTTCTTCATTGCTGTTCAGCCTGTCTGCGGAAGCCTGAAGATCCTCAATGCGCTGCTGCCGGAGAAGATTGTTCAGATGGATACGGGCCCTTTCCATACCTGCGTGTTCAGGGAAATCTTCCATATATTCACGGGCTGCGACCATGGCACGGGATCGTGTTTCTCTATTCTTGCCGGAAAGTCCGAGAATAAATGCCAGTCGTTGGTCTCCCCTTTCTTCTATGCTTTTTTCAAGAACTGCCATGCCGGGGTTTTCCGGAAAACGCTGCTGAAAGTCCCTTGCCCTCTGCAGCCAGTTTCTTTCGGCAATGTTTTCTTCTGTCATGGCAGCCATATCCTTTGCCATGGCAAGGATGCGATCCTCTCGCAGGGTTTTTACCGTATCTGCCCTTGGACCGTCAGGATGGCGTATGAGAAAACGCTCATAGAGCCTTAAGCCCTTTTCAAAGTCTTCGGGACTGGAAGAGAGCTGTTTTTCTTCGTTCATCAGCTCAAGGTAGTCCCTCTCCAGTATGCTTTGCCGGAGCTGACCCCTTGCGTGGGTAATTTCCTGGGCATGGGGGCTGTCCGGAAAGGCATCGAGAAAGCGGTTGAAAAGAACTTCCTGCTGTTCTGGCAGTTCCATGCGCAACAGGGATTCCTGTAATTCTGTGTAGGCCGTATTGTGCTGATATCTGGCATAGCCAAAGTAGGAAGCAGCAGCAGCGATAATAATAAATCCCATTGTTGTGAAGGTAAGAATCAGAAGCCGTTTCCTGCTGAATCTGGGGGCTGGCTTCGGATCTTCGGTTTTTTCTGCATGGGAAGAGCTGGGAGGTCTTTCGGACTGTTTTCCGGCCGACTGCATGGCCTGTATCCGGATGGGCTGCATTGATGCTTCTGGAGAAATGTTTTGGGTAAAATCCGTATTGGTAGCCTGACGCAGTTCATCGTCAGAAAATTCATAGGCACTAAGTGCGGCCAGCTCGTCATCTTCATCGTCATCAAAAACGCTTCCGCTGTCCTGATGGAAAGGCCTTGTCGGTTCCGGAGTTTCTTCAATTTCAAGCTCTGGGATTTCATCTTCTTCGTCTTCTTCATCACCGATGTTCTGGAGCTTTTCATCCTGAAGCCTTGCCCCTTCCATCAGAAGGTGCATCATGGGCACACGGATTTTTCTTTCAGTGGCAGCACAATCCCTTTGCATATGAATGACAGGATCTTTGAGGCAGAGAATTTCATAGGCCGCATCCAGTGCTGGCAGATCCCTGTAACTGGCATCAATGACCTCACCATCCCGGATATGGATTTCTCCCTGGGATTTTTTACCCTTCACCGTGAGTGTGCAGGTGGTTTTTTCCATCTGTACCATCTGGAGGAAAGCAGGAAGGCTGAAGCCCTGAATTTTTCCGCCTGGAGATAAGCTCATAAAATGCCCCTGGGTGCTTTAAGTTTTTGTGAATAAAGATTCGCCTTTTATGTCTTAGGACTCTTCTTTGTTTTCCGGGTGAAGAATCTCAAAGGACTGGACATTCCTGAATCCTCTGGGCAGCAGTTGTCCCCTGCGACCCCGTACTCCCCTGAAAGGATCGAGTTGTCCCGGCTTCAGGGTGAGGCTCCGTTTTCCGGCCCAGAGAACAAGACTGGTCTCCGGAGGGAGTACCATGAGATGCTTCAGTACTTCTTCTCCGCTGGCAGCTCTGGCGGCCAGTATATTTATAATCTTATTTCCTTTTCCCCTGGGAAGTACGGGCAGATCCTCAAGGGGGAAAACAAGCATGCGTCCTTCATTGGTTATGGCCGCAATAAGCAGGTCTTGAATATTGGAGAGTTTCAGTGGTTTTAAGGGAATGGCTTCCCGGGTCAGGGTAATGAAGGCTTTTCCTGCACGGTTTTTGGCCATCATATCCCCAAGCCTTGCAATGAAGCCATAGCCCGCATTGCTGGCCACGAGAAAACTGTCTTCGGGGTTGCCCATGAGCAGGTACAGGGGAACGGCATCCACAGGAAAACTAAGGCGGCCGCTGATGGGTTCTCCATAGCCTCTGGCCGAAGGCAGGCCATGGGCGGCAAGGGAGTAGGATCTGCCCGTAGAGTCGATGAAAACTGCCTGCTGATCACTTTTGCCCCGGACAGCATCAAGGAAGCCGTCTCCGGATTTATAGGAAAGGCTATGGCCGTCCACCTCATGGCCTTTGGCTGCTCGAACCCAGCCTTTTTCCGAAAGAATTACGGTTAGGGGTTCTGCGGGCATCAGTTCATCCTGTCGCAGGGGGCGGGCCTCTTCCCTTGCAACCACCTGGGATCTGCGCTCATCGCTAAACTGTTTTGCATCCTGAAGAATCTCTTTTTTAATGAGACTTTTCAGTTTTTTTTCCGAACCCAGAAGTGTCTCAAGGCGGCTGGCCTCTTCTTTACAGTCATCCTGTTCGGCTTTAAGTCTTACTTCTTCCAGCCTTGCCAGTTGCCGCAGACGGGTATCGAGAATGTATTCCGCCTGAATTTCCGTAAGGCCAAAGCGTTCCATCAGGATGGGCTTTGGTTTGTCTTCATGGCGGATAATGGCTATGACCTCATCAATGTTCAGGCAGGCCAGAAGAAAACCTTCCAGCAGATGCAGCCGTTCTCTGAGTTTATTCAGTCTGTGTTCCAGACGCTGACGCACGGTTTGTGTACGGAAGGCCAGCCATTGGGAAAGAAGACTTTTTAAGCCCAGAACTCCGGGTTTTCTGTCCATGGAGATGAGATTCATGTTGACCCGGCAGTTCTTTTCCAGATCCGTGGTTGCAAAGAGATGAGCCATAACGGACTGGGCATCTGTTTTCGGGCTTTTAAGGACAATTACAAGACGCACGGGATCTTCATGGTCGGACTCATCCCTGAGATCCACCACCATGGGGATTTTTTTGGTCTGCATCTGGCTTGCGATCTGTTCCAGAATTTTTGCACCCGAGGTCTGGTGGGGCAGGGCTGTGATAATGATTTCCCCGTTTTCCACCGTAAAGACCGCCCGCATTTTAATGGAGCCGTGGCCGGATTCGTAGATGGAAAGTATTTCCTGTCTGGGCGTGATGATTTCCGCACCCGTGGGGAAATCCGGACCCTGAATATACTGGCATAGGGAAGCTGTGTCCGCATCCGGGTTATCAATAAGGTGTATGCAGGCCGCAGCCACTTCTCCAAGGTTGTGGGGAGGAATGTCCGTTGCCATGCCCACTGCAATGCCGGATGCGCCGTTGATGAGAACATTGGGCAGCCTTGCCGGAAGGACTCTGGGCTCCGAAAGTGTGCCGTCAAAATTGGGTATCCATTCCGTGGTGCCCTGACCCAGCTCGGAAAGAAGCAGATCCGCATAGGCTGTTAGTTTGGATTCCGTGTAACGCATGGCAGCAAAGCTTTTGGGATCATCCTGGGCACCCCAGTTGCCTTGACCGTCCACAAGGGGGTAGCGGCAGGTGAAGGGCTGGGCAAGATGAACCATGGCCTCATAGCAGGAGGCATCTCCGTGGGGGTGGTATTTACCCAGCACATCACCCACGGTACGGGCGGATTTTTTATATTTGGCAGCAGCCTTGAGACCAAGCTCGCTCATGGCGTAGACAATACGCCGCTGTACGGGTTTCAGGCCGTCTCCTATGTGGGGAAGGGCCCGGTCCAGAATCACATACATGGCATATTCAAGGTAGGCTGCTTCCGTAAAGGCATCAAGGCTTAAGGCTTCATCGTCTTCCAGGGTATCGGGGGTGAGGATGTCTTCGCTCATGAAAGGATCTCCCCTTCTTCGGTATTTTCTGCAAGGGTTTTATCCCCATGGGTTTCCAGCCATACACGGCGGTCCTGGGACCGTTTTTTTGCCAGCAGCATATCCATCATATCAAAGGTCCGGCTGTTATTGTCCAGGGTAAGGCGTACCAGCCTGCGGGTATCCGGAGCCATGGTGGTTTCCTTGAGCTGCATGGGGTTCATTTCGCCAAGACCCTTGAAACGGACCACATTGATGGTGGTCTTTTTCCCTTTTTTCCTGGCAATCCGGTCTAAAATGGCTTTTTTTTCCGACTGATCCAGAGCATAAAAAACTTCTTTGCCAGCGTCAATGCGGAACAGAGGTGGCATGGCTACATGGACGTGTCCCTTTTCGACCAGAGGTCTGAAGTGTCGCATGAAGAGGGCGCAGAGTAGAGTGGCAATGTGCAGACCATCGGAGTCCGCATCCGCCAGAATACAGACTTTACCGTATCTCAGTCCGGAAAGGTCGTCTGAGGCAGGGTCAACGCCTATGGCAACGGAGATGTCGTGGATTTCCTTTGATGCCAGGACCTGTCCCGATTCCACCTCCCAGGTGTTGAGGATTTTTCCCCTAAGGGGCATGACTGCCTGAAACTGTCTGTCCCTGGCCTGCTTGGCAGAGCCTCCTGCAGAATCCCCTTCCACCAGAAAAAGCTCCGTTCTCCCGCTTTCATGGGAAACGCAGTCCGCAAGTTTTCCGGGCAGGGCCGGTCCTGCGGTGATTTTTTTTCTGGAGACTGTCTTTGCAGCCTTCAGTCTTTTCATGGCCGCCTGTATGACTATGGAGGCAACGGCTTCTCCCACTTCAGGGTGGCGGTTTAGCCAGAGGCTGAAGGTATCCTTGACTGCAGTGGAAATAAAGCTGGCAGCCTGACGGGACGAAAGCCGCTCTTTGGTCTGGCCGGAAAACTGTGGTTCCGACATTTTCAAAGAAAGGACAAAGGAGCAGGATTCCCACACATCCTCCGGTGCCAGCTTGACTCCCCGCTGCAGAAGGTTTCTGAACTCACAGAATTCTTTCAGGGCCGCCAGAAGTCCGGATCGGAAACCGTTGACATGGGTACCGCCCTGGGGGGTGGGGATGAGGTTTACATAGCTTTCTCCCACAGAACCCGGACCTTCGGCCATCCATGTGGCAGCCCATTCAACGGATTCATTTTCTGTATCATGGCTGCCGGTAAAGGGTACTTCGGGAACCCTTTCCTGCATACCCAGTGTGGTGTCCAGATAGTCCCTGAGGCCGTCTTCGTAGTGCCAGTGTTCCTTTGTTCCAGCAATTTCATTGGAAAAAATTACCTCAAGGCCGGGGCAGAGAACGGCTTTGGCCCTTAATATATGGCGTAGTTTGGTAACGGAAAAATCTGGAGCATCAAAATATCGGGGTTCCGGCCAGAATCTGACCTGGGTTCCTGTATTTCTTCGGCTGACCGTGTCTATGAGAGCAAGGTCTTCTACCCTGTATCCCTGTTCAAAGGCAATTCCGTAGCGATTGCCATCCCTTCGGATTTCCACTTCCAGACGGCGGGAGAGGGCGTTGACAACGGAAACTCCCACTCCGTGCAGACCACCGGAAAAGCGGTAGGTTTTGCTGGAAAATTTGGCCCCAGCATGGAGGCGTGTCAGAATAAGCTCCACGCCGGTGAGGCCTTCTGCCGGATGCATGTCTACTGGCATCCCCCGGCCGTCATCCAGCACGGAGAGGGACTGATCCTTGTGCAGGGTCACGGTGATTTTTTTTGCAAATCCTGCAATGGCTTCATCCACGGCATTGTCGATAACCTCCTGGGCCAGATGGTTGGGCCGCTGGGTGTCCGTGTACATGCCGGGACGCTGCCTTACAGGGTCGAGGCCCCTTAGAACCTCTATGGATTCCGATGTATATTCTGTGGATGACGGTGCCGCTCTGTCGAACATGAAAATCCCGATACCTCATTGTTGAAACTTTGGGGCAGCAGAGAAGTGCTTCTCCTGCTGCCGGAAACAAAGTTTTATATATACCTCAGATTCATCCGGAACGAAAACCGTCTTTTTATGGAAAATAAAAAAGGAGGTAACAGTTCAGCACAGTTTTCCAAGTACCATACCTGCAAGACAGATGCACAGGCCCCAGGCTATTTGCCCGTGACGCAATTTTATTCTTAGAGCTTCTTGCCGAAACGATTGCAATGTCACTTGCAAATAGCCACAGAGCCTTGTGCCAGTACGAAGCTGCTGTAATTACAGCATTGGCAGTTCAGAATAAACTGTGCTGAATAATAACAAAAGGAGGAGGCAAAGGGAAAAGTCAGGGAAGATAACCGAGGGCCCTTGAAACTTCCATGGCCGTTGCCAGAAGATCCCTTGTGTGATGGTCACGGTCCGGCCCGGAAAGCAGTGCCGGGCTGTCGGAGATGCTTATTGCTCCGGCACACTCTCCGGTACTGTCCCATACGGGGGCAGCAATGCAGCTCATTCCGTTCATGTATTCTTCGGATTCCGTTGCAAAACCCGTTAAGCGGATTTGTCTTATTTCCTCCCTGAAAAGGCCTTTTTCCGTACGGGTTCTGGGTGTGAAAGGTATAAAGTCAGTATTTTCCACAAACTCATTGTATTTTTCTTCAGGAAGAGCTGCCAGCATGACCTTACCCAGAGCCGTGCAGTAGGCAGGCAGTCTCGGTCCCAGATGATGCTGGAAACCAGCATGGAAGTGGGGAAAAAGGTTAAGGGTTACAAGGGCTGCATTTCTGTCCCATATGGCAAGTCTTGCCATACGCCGTGTGGATTCTGCCAGCCTGCGGGTGGGGACCATGCCCACCTGATTGATTTTTAAGGTGGCAGAAAGGTAGGTTCCCAGCTCATAAATTTTGAGACCCAGACCATATTTTCTGGTTTCAGGATCCTGCTGCAGAAAACCCTCTTCATGCAGGGTCTGCATCAGGCCATGTACCGTGGGTTTAGGCAGTCCCATCAGCTTGCTGACATCGGTTATGCCCAGTCTGGGATTCTTACTGGAAAAAAATGAAAGAATGCGGAGGGCACGCTGAACGGATTGTATGCTCATGGAATATCTGCTCCAGGGTTTTCCGGGGTGACGGTTTTCAGACCGTCAGGCTGTTGTTGTTCAATGGATAAGGGAAAGCGGATCACAAATCGTATTCCGCCACTTTCAGGGCTTTCACAGGAAATGGTCCCTTTAAGGGTCTGGGTTACAAGGTTGTAGGTAATGTGCATCCCAAGTCCTGTGCCGCCTTCTCCTCTGGCTGTGGTGTAAAAGGGATCAAAGATGTGTCTGAGGGTCTGGGGAGAAATACCTCTGCCATTGTCCCAGTAAATAATTTCTACTATATCACCGCTTGTACTTATATCAAAATGTATTTCTCCTTCATCATCCGGATCAAAGGCATGGGTTACGGAGTTGAGGATGAGGTTGGTGGCAATCTGGGAAATGGCTCCGGGATTCTGAAAAAGTAACAGGTCGTTTCTACAGTTAATAATAACTTTCTGGCAGGTATGCCGCAGTCTGGGGCTGAGGCTGAGCAGGGTATCCTCAATATGGGCCTTGAGCTTGAATTGTCTGCACTGGTTCGAGGTTTGATCCACGGCCACCTGTTTGAAGCTGGCAATGAGATCAGCAGCTCTCTGGAGGTTTGCCTGAAGAATTTCAGTGGCCTCCTTTGCCGTATCCATAAATGATGTGAAGTCTGACTGGCGCAGTTCGTTTTTAGAAAATAAATTTAGAATATTAAGGGTTTTTTCCCCGAGAAAGGTGGCTGCTGTAATGCTGTTGCCTATGGGCGTGTTTATTTCATGGGAAATGCCCGCCACAAGGGAGCCAAGGGAGGCCATTTTTTCCGATTGAACCAGTTGTTCTCTGGCACTTTGCAGGGCTTTGATGGAATCTGTCAGTTCCTTGTTAATTCTTTCAAGCTCATCACTACGTTCTTTAAGTATATTTTCAGCTTCCTTCTGCATGGTGATATCAAAGGCCATTTCATAGCGGACTACGCGGCCATCTGGCCAGCGGATGCTCCTGTTTAAACGGCGGAACCAGTTCAGGCTTGCAGGATTGAAAAACTCATGGGGTTTGGTATGAGGCTTGCCAGACTCTAAATTAAGAGTGGTGCAATGTATGCAGGGAAGATTATTGCCGTGGATAATTTCATGGCATTTTTTTCCTGTGGCATCTCCCCATAGTTCCTTGAATGCCTGATTAACAAAGAGAATTTCATGATTTGATGGATCTGTGACATAAATGACTTCATCAATACTGTCAAAAATGGAGAGAAGCTGTTCCCGCTCCCTGCTCAGATCGGCGGTTCTTTCTTTCACCCTCTGTTCCAGTTCCTGATTAAGTGCCTGTAGTCTGCTGAGAATTTCGTTGACGGTTTCCGCCAGTTGCCCAAGCTCATTTTCTTCATTGCCATGGGGGATTAAAATTCTCTGTTTTCCTGGTCTGGAGGGATGAATGGTGGAGATCTGAGTTGTCATGCGGAGCAGGGGCCGGCCCAGAGTATGGTAAAAAATATAGGCAAGGATTGCTGCCATAGTCAGATACTGGATGACATCCATCATCATTGCCAGAGCAGAGCGCCGGAAGAGCTCCATGAAAATGGGATGGGCATCCAGTTCAATTTCTATGTAGCCCACAGCCGTATTTGCAGGGGAGAAAACAAGGGCATGGCGGAAGGGTGCAGGCTGAATGATTTTTACCATGAGTGGGGTAAGGGCATGATCCGCCCGGTCTCTCTCCCTTTGTACGAAAACCATGCCGAAGTCATCCACAAGGCGGACACGGCCAATGATGGGAAGGGAGAAGAGGCCTTCTGCAATGCGTTCTCCCTGTCTTGTATCCAGATGGTAAAGGGACTGTGCCGCAGAGGCTTCGCTGATGATAAAAAGCTGCTCTATGTGTTCCTTCAGGAATTCCTGATCCCTGTAGTAGTCCGTGGTCATTCGTACGCTGCTGGTAATAAGGCCCGTGAGCATTGTCAGCGCAAGAACCCAGAAGGTCTGCCGTAGTGCCAGGCTGCGCCGCATATGCAGAGAAAAATTTTTCATGGTTCCCCCCGGACGGGCTGGGTAATGGTGAAATAGGGTTCAAGGGTTCCGTCAGCTTTCATCTCTTCTATGGCCCTGTTGATATCTCCAATAAGGGCCGAAGCCGGACTGTTCTTTGCAATACCGATGTGCATGTCCCATGATTCCAGAGGTACGGGCCATATGGAGAAAAAATGGGACTGGGGGATATCTTTCATTTGTTCTGAGATGCTGATTTCCTTGCCGATTAGCAGATCAATGCGACCGGCTCCCAGGGTTCGCAGCCCCGCTTCAATGCTGGGAAGGTTCTCAATATCAAGCTGATGAGAATCCGCTTTTTTTTCAATGCCAGGAGAATGGCCGGGAATCAGTCCCAGGGTGTATCCTTTCAGGCTTTCAATGCCTTTATATTCGAAGTTGGGATGTTTTCGTGTGTCGTAACAGATGATGGTGTGGCTGGTAAAAACAGGGAGGGAGTAGAGTAGCAGATCGTTAAGCTCATCCTGATGCTGAACAAGGAGAATACCGTCGAGTCTGCCGAAATCCAGCATCCGCAGTACACGGTTCCAGGGGTGTATCAGAACCTGTATGGAGTTACCGGTTCTGGAAAAGACTTCAGAAACAAGGTCAATGGCGGGACCCTGGCTGGCAGGACCATAGCTGCCTTCTACCAGTGGGGGCATGGGGTCTGTAGCCAGAATATAGGGGATGTCAGCACGCAGATTTCCCTGTCCCAGACAGAAAGTCGTGAGAAGGGCTATGGGTAAGAGAAGTCTGCGAAAAAATGAAAAAATCATAAAAAAGTCAGATGATAGAAACTGCACTCCGGTCAAGGTCTGCAGCATAAAAAAAGAGCTGGCCCATCAGGGATCGGGAAACCATGGGCGCAGATCTATGGTATCAGGAATACCGTCGCCGTCCATGTCCGTATCCATTGTGAGTCCAGTGGCCTTTATGGCATCCTCTGATGCCAGAGGCGAAAAGAAATCGGGCTTTCCATCGGCATCCGTATCAAAGCGTACGGTCTGACTTCCTGAAAATGCGTTGTATCCAAGAACGTTCTGGCGCATCCGGGTGATCAGAAAAGGAAAAATTTCTTCGCTTACAGGAACTCCTTCCATGACTCTGTAGGCATCCCGGAACCATCCGCCGGAACCCCATAACTCCGCAGTACGGAATTTAAGCTGATACGCAAGGTCAGGGTTTTCCACATGGGAAATCAGTTCTTCGCATTCCAATATCA includes:
- a CDS encoding DUF4388 domain-containing protein; amino-acid sequence: MSLSPGGKIQGFSLPAFLQMVQMEKTTCTLTVKGKKSQGEIHIRDGEVIDASYRDLPALDAAYEILCLKDPVIHMQRDCAATERKIRVPMMHLLMEGARLQDEKLQNIGDEEDEEDEIPELEIEETPEPTRPFHQDSGSVFDDDEDDELAALSAYEFSDDELRQATNTDFTQNISPEASMQPIRIQAMQSAGKQSERPPSSSHAEKTEDPKPAPRFSRKRLLILTFTTMGFIIIAAAASYFGYARYQHNTAYTELQESLLRMELPEQQEVLFNRFLDAFPDSPHAQEITHARGQLRQSILERDYLELMNEEKQLSSSPEDFEKGLRLYERFLIRHPDGPRADTVKTLREDRILAMAKDMAAMTEENIAERNWLQRARDFQQRFPENPGMAVLEKSIEERGDQRLAFILGLSGKNRETRSRAMVAAREYMEDFPEHAGMERARIHLNNLLRQQRIEDLQASADRLNSNEERLRFFERTRREENDPQILTFIRQRIGFLEQKTAEDRMWESLQSDLKRPGLNEMTRISLLDRYLTESPPEHYRSQAQALRDQIIRERTRREQESLEERRRQAALALQRQQAEERARAAEARARLENATREMNRRLAGVQQRFINLNNGTVQDRQTGKIWMLTDSEAHTGQCLNFHEARTFVQNLNLGGHRDWRLPRESELAQIFKNPPAYPLPDPNRWYWSSELFSRGYTNEVRVVTARDESVFQRQSHGPETCGHAFAIRP
- the parC gene encoding DNA topoisomerase IV subunit A; this translates as MSEDILTPDTLEDDEALSLDAFTEAAYLEYAMYVILDRALPHIGDGLKPVQRRIVYAMSELGLKAAAKYKKSARTVGDVLGKYHPHGDASCYEAMVHLAQPFTCRYPLVDGQGNWGAQDDPKSFAAMRYTESKLTAYADLLLSELGQGTTEWIPNFDGTLSEPRVLPARLPNVLINGASGIAVGMATDIPPHNLGEVAAACIHLIDNPDADTASLCQYIQGPDFPTGAEIITPRQEILSIYESGHGSIKMRAVFTVENGEIIITALPHQTSGAKILEQIASQMQTKKIPMVVDLRDESDHEDPVRLVIVLKSPKTDAQSVMAHLFATTDLEKNCRVNMNLISMDRKPGVLGLKSLLSQWLAFRTQTVRQRLEHRLNKLRERLHLLEGFLLACLNIDEVIAIIRHEDKPKPILMERFGLTEIQAEYILDTRLRQLARLEEVRLKAEQDDCKEEASRLETLLGSEKKLKSLIKKEILQDAKQFSDERRSQVVAREEARPLRQDELMPAEPLTVILSEKGWVRAAKGHEVDGHSLSYKSGDGFLDAVRGKSDQQAVFIDSTGRSYSLAAHGLPSARGYGEPISGRLSFPVDAVPLYLLMGNPEDSFLVASNAGYGFIARLGDMMAKNRAGKAFITLTREAIPLKPLKLSNIQDLLIAAITNEGRMLVFPLEDLPVLPRGKGNKIINILAARAASGEEVLKHLMVLPPETSLVLWAGKRSLTLKPGQLDPFRGVRGRRGQLLPRGFRNVQSFEILHPENKEES
- the parE gene encoding DNA topoisomerase IV subunit B — encoded protein: MFDRAAPSSTEYTSESIEVLRGLDPVRQRPGMYTDTQRPNHLAQEVIDNAVDEAIAGFAKKITVTLHKDQSLSVLDDGRGMPVDMHPAEGLTGVELILTRLHAGAKFSSKTYRFSGGLHGVGVSVVNALSRRLEVEIRRDGNRYGIAFEQGYRVEDLALIDTVSRRNTGTQVRFWPEPRYFDAPDFSVTKLRHILRAKAVLCPGLEVIFSNEIAGTKEHWHYEDGLRDYLDTTLGMQERVPEVPFTGSHDTENESVEWAATWMAEGPGSVGESYVNLIPTPQGGTHVNGFRSGLLAALKEFCEFRNLLQRGVKLAPEDVWESCSFVLSLKMSEPQFSGQTKERLSSRQAASFISTAVKDTFSLWLNRHPEVGEAVASIVIQAAMKRLKAAKTVSRKKITAGPALPGKLADCVSHESGRTELFLVEGDSAGGSAKQARDRQFQAVMPLRGKILNTWEVESGQVLASKEIHDISVAIGVDPASDDLSGLRYGKVCILADADSDGLHIATLLCALFMRHFRPLVEKGHVHVAMPPLFRIDAGKEVFYALDQSEKKAILDRIARKKGKKTTINVVRFKGLGEMNPMQLKETTMAPDTRRLVRLTLDNNSRTFDMMDMLLAKKRSQDRRVWLETHGDKTLAENTEEGEILS
- a CDS encoding IclR family transcriptional regulator, whose protein sequence is MSIQSVQRALRILSFFSSKNPRLGITDVSKLMGLPKPTVHGLMQTLHEEGFLQQDPETRKYGLGLKIYELGTYLSATLKINQVGMVPTRRLAESTRRMARLAIWDRNAALVTLNLFPHFHAGFQHHLGPRLPAYCTALGKVMLAALPEEKYNEFVENTDFIPFTPRTRTEKGLFREEIRQIRLTGFATESEEYMNGMSCIAAPVWDSTGECAGAISISDSPALLSGPDRDHHTRDLLATAMEVSRALGYLP
- a CDS encoding PAS domain-containing sensor histidine kinase; its protein translation is MKNFSLHMRRSLALRQTFWVLALTMLTGLITSSVRMTTDYYRDQEFLKEHIEQLFIISEASAAQSLYHLDTRQGERIAEGLFSLPIIGRVRLVDDFGMVFVQRERDRADHALTPLMVKIIQPAPFRHALVFSPANTAVGYIEIELDAHPIFMELFRRSALAMMMDVIQYLTMAAILAYIFYHTLGRPLLRMTTQISTIHPSRPGKQRILIPHGNEENELGQLAETVNEILSRLQALNQELEQRVKERTADLSREREQLLSIFDSIDEVIYVTDPSNHEILFVNQAFKELWGDATGKKCHEIIHGNNLPCIHCTTLNLESGKPHTKPHEFFNPASLNWFRRLNRSIRWPDGRVVRYEMAFDITMQKEAENILKERSDELERINKELTDSIKALQSAREQLVQSEKMASLGSLVAGISHEINTPIGNSITAATFLGEKTLNILNLFSKNELRQSDFTSFMDTAKEATEILQANLQRAADLIASFKQVAVDQTSNQCRQFKLKAHIEDTLLSLSPRLRHTCQKVIINCRNDLLLFQNPGAISQIATNLILNSVTHAFDPDDEGEIHFDISTSGDIVEIIYWDNGRGISPQTLRHIFDPFYTTARGEGGTGLGMHITYNLVTQTLKGTISCESPESGGIRFVIRFPLSIEQQQPDGLKTVTPENPGADIP
- a CDS encoding substrate-binding periplasmic protein is translated as MIFSFFRRLLLPIALLTTFCLGQGNLRADIPYILATDPMPPLVEGSYGPASQGPAIDLVSEVFSRTGNSIQVLIHPWNRVLRMLDFGRLDGILLVQHQDELNDLLLYSLPVFTSHTIICYDTRKHPNFEYKGIESLKGYTLGLIPGHSPGIEKKADSHQLDIENLPSIEAGLRTLGAGRIDLLIGKEISISEQMKDIPQSHFFSIWPVPLESWDMHIGIAKNSPASALIGDINRAIEEMKADGTLEPYFTITQPVRGEP